The Ciconia boyciana chromosome 22, ASM3463844v1, whole genome shotgun sequence genome has a window encoding:
- the LOC140662598 gene encoding olfactory receptor 4M1-like produces MEHRNYTVVTEFVLLGLSQTHEVQMILFFFFLLFYMIVLPGNVLIILTIQGDSQLGSPMYFFLANLAFLDICYCSVTPPKMLADFFSHRKTISYSACMAQLFFLHFLGAAEAFLLMVMAYDRYVAICKPLHYTMLVNRGVCCVLVGATWGGGFVHGIILFALSIHLPLCGPNILDNFFCDVHQLVKLACANTYIVELFMFLNNGVVILMCFTLLLISYTVLLLKLQTQSSKAKNKVASTCVSHIIVVFFMCGPAMYIYALPFQAVPMEKVVAVFHTVIFPLTNPMIYTLCNKEIKGSMWKLVSKYILWCGK; encoded by the coding sequence ATGGAGCACAGGAACTATACAGTAGTTACAGAGTTTGTTCTGTTGGGATTGTCCCAAACCCACGAAGTCCAGATgattctcttcttcttcttcctgcttttctatATGATAGTTCTGCCAGGCAATGTCCTTATCATTCTCACTATTCAGGGGGATTCCCAACTGGGATCAcccatgtattttttcctggcCAATTTGGCATTCTTGGACATCTGCTACTGTTCTGTGACCCCACCCAAAATGTTGGCTGACTTTTTCTCACACCGTAAGACCATCTCCTACAGTGCCTGCATGGcccagcttttcttcctccacttcCTGGGAGCAGCTGAAGCTTTCTTGCTCATGGTCATGGCCTATGACCGTTATGTAGCCATTTGCAAACCTCTTCACTACACCATGCTTGTGAATAGAGGGGTATGTTGTGTCCTTGTTGGAGCTACATGGGGAGGGGGCTTTGTCCATGGCATCATTCTGTTTGCTCTCAGCATCCACCTCCCCTTATGTGGTCCCAACATCCTGGACAACTTCTTCTGTGATGTCCATCAGCTGGTCAAGTTGGCCTGTGCCAACACCTACATAGTGGAGCTTTTTATGTTTCTCAACAATGGAGTTGTTATACTCATGTGCTTTACCCTTCTCCTAATCTCCTACACTGTCCTGTTACTGAAGCTCCAGACACAGTCCTCCAAGGCAAAGAACAAAGTAGCCTCCACCTGTGTTTCCCACATAATTGTAGTTTTTTTCATGTGTGGCCCAGCTATGTATATCTATGCTTTACCCTTCCAAGCTGTCCCAATGGAAAAAGTTGTTGCTGTTTTCCACACAGTCATCTTCCCCTTGACTAATCCCATGATCTATACCTTGTGTAACAAGGAGATCAAAGGCTCAATGTGGAAGCTGGTCAGCAAGTACATACTTTggtgtggaaaataa